The window ATATTTGGCGATGTAACGGCGGACACGGAAATTGTCGTTTTCGCCGGTCTCTTCCTTCAGGCGGCCGCGCTGGCGCTTCATCTTGTCGGCCGTCTGCCAGGTGCGGATCGCCACTTCGCCGACGCGGCCCATGGCCTGGCTGTCGGAAGAGATGATCGAAAACGCGCCGATATCGTGAAGAATATCCTCCGCCGCGATGGTTTCCTTGCGAATGCGGCTTTCGGCAAAGGCGATATCTTCGGGAATGGACGGCGACAGGTGGTGGCACACCATCAGCATGTCCAGATGTTCGGCGAGCGTATTGACGGTATAGGGCCGTGTCGGGTTGGTGGAAGACGGAATGACGTTGGGATTGCCGCAGACCTTGATGATATCGGGCGCATGCCCGCCACCCGCCCCTTCGGTGTGGAAGGCATGGATGGTGCGGCCCTTGATGGCGGCGACCGTATCTTCCACGAAGCCGCTTTCGTTCAGCGTGTCGGTGTGGATCATCACCTGCACATCGTATTGATCGGCCACCGTCAGGCAATTGTCGATGGCGGCCGGCGTCGTGCCCCAGTCCTCATGCAGCTTCAGCGAAGAGGCGCCGGCAAGGATCATCTCTTCCAGCGGTGCGGGCAGCGATGCATTGCCCTTGCCGGCCAGCGCCAGATTCATCGGAAAAGCATCAAAGCTTTCGATCATCCGCTCGATATGCCAGGCGCCGGTGCAGGTGGTGGCGAGCGTGCCATGCGCCGGGCCGGAGCCGCCGCCCAGCATGCAGGTCACGCCACTCATCAGCGCTTCCTCGATCTGCTGCGGGCAGATGTAATGGATATGCGCGTCCATGCCGCCAGCCGTCAGTATCTTGCCTTCCCCAGCAATCGCCTCCGTCGAAGGGCCGACGATGATCGTCACGCCGGGCTGCGTATCCGGGTTGCCCGCCTTGCCGATGGCGTGGATGCGGCCGTTCTTCAGGCCAACATCGGCCTTGTAGATACCGCTATGGTCAACGATCACCACATTGGTGATGACGGTATCGACAGCGCCTTCCGCCCGTGTCGCCTGGCTCTGGCCCATGCCGTCGCGAATGACCTTGCCGCCGCCGAATTTCACTTCCTCGCCATAGGTCGTGTGGTCCTTCTCGATCTCGATGAAGAGTTCGGTATCGGCAAGACGTACCTTGTCGCCGACGGTCGGGCCGAACATGCCGGCATAGGCGGCGCGGGAAATCTTGTAAGGCATAGGCTCAGGCTCCTTCGGACGCGGAGAAAATCGATGTGGAAGAAATTCGTGTCAGCCTGCCCTGAGACGCCAGGGCCTCGACCAGCTGTTGTTCGGCGGCAAACGGATGCCCGCTCCAGCCCTGATGGCCGAAACCGGCAATCGCCACCTCGTCACCATCGTCGCTCACGCTCTCGAGGACATGGGCGATGGCGAAAAGGCCGGTGCTGGGGCAGACATAGGGCGCGGGCGCATAGGCTTCGAGCGCAGCATCAAGCCTTTCATGCACACCGCGCGGAATGACGATGTGAGCCTTGCCGGCTCCTCGTGCGATGGCGGCAAAGCCGGCGGTATAATCGGCGCAGAAATCGGTCAGTTCCGGCCAGCGCGCGCGGATATCCGGCTCCATTTCGGCAAATTTCGCCGGATCGCGCACAGACCAGATGGCGGAGGCCTGCCGCACACCGTCACTCTCGCGCCATTCGCTCCCCTCAGTCATCTCAAGGCCCGGCCGCCCGGTATTGCACACCGCCACCACATCGGTGCGTGTGCCGCCTGGCCCGAGCGACCGGCAATCATTGAAGCGGATGACGATATCGGAACAATCGATGAAATCAGCAGCACCCGGCGGCAGTTCCCCGTTTCCAACGATCGTGATGCGCCGCCCCATGCGTTCAGAAACCTTCCGACAGCTGGCGCAGCTCTTCCGCCCGCTTGCCGCTCATCTCGGCAAGGCAGGAGGAAATCAGCATCGGCTCCATCGAACCGCCGCGCGCCTGAAAGCCTGAAAGCGCGCAATTGGCGTCACGAAACGCCACCCAGGCGCGCTGGGCAGTCACCAGCGCGTCGGTCGCACCCTTGCCATCTGCATCCGCCGCCTTGTCGCGCTCGGTGAGCAGCTTGCGCAGCTTCTGATATTCGGCGTTCAACTGCTTGTCGGCCTTTTCGTAATCCTTGCCGGCGCAGATGGTCATGTCCGCCTGCGTCTGCGGGGCCTTGCAATCCGGCTCGCCCTGCGCAGCGGCCGGCATGGACAGGCCGGCCGTCGCACAAAGAAACACCGCCGCCAGAAGGACGTTTTTTCGGCTCATCTCCATCGCTCAGGCCGCCGCGCCATCGAAAGCCTGCGGCTTCAGCGCCCGGGGATCGACACCATCGAGACAATTGGCATTGACCGCCACCATCGGCGTTCCGTCCGGCCCATCGGCATAAGCAAAGCTCTCGATGCCGCAGGTGGAGCAGAAAAGATGATGGATCTTGTGTTTGTTGAAGAGATATTCCGCCAGCTTGTCCTCGCCGGAAAGCAGCGTGAATTTCTCACGCGGCGCAAAGGCCAGCGTGGAACCCAGGCGCTTGCAGCGCGAACAATTGCAGATGACGGTATGGTCGAGATCGGCATCGACCTCGAAGCTCACATCGCCACACTGGCAGCTTCCATGATAATGCGCCGTCGCCATTTCATAACCTCCCCATGACCTGTTGACGGAAACCGTAAACCTCGCGCTTGCCGGAAAGCGGCACCAGCGTCACTTCCCGCTTCTGGCCGGGTTCGAAACGAACCGCCGTGCCGGCGGGAATATCGAGGCGCATGCCGCGTGCCTTGTCGCGGTCAAAGAGAAGACCCGCATTGGTCTCATAGAAATGATAGTGGCTGCCCACCTGCACCGGCCGGTCGCCCGAATTGGCGACTTCGATGGTCACGGTCGGCTGGCCGGCATTGAGTTCGATGCTGCCCTCTGCGGCAATGATTTCGCCGGGTTTCATGGTGCTCTCCCTTATCTGTTTCAGGCGGCGGTCGCGGCCGCGCAGCCTTCGGCCTTCAGCACGCGCTTCGTGGACGCCGGATTATTGACGAGTTTCGCCGCCGGGCGAACGGGCCTGCGAACCAGCTCACCGCCGCAATTCGGGCAGGCGCCGTGAAGCACATCCGTCACGCAATCGATGCAGAAGGTGCATTCGAACGAGCAGATCATCGCATCCCGGCTGTCGGGAGCAAGATCGCGGTCGCAGCATTCGCAATTTGGTCGAAGCTCCAGCGCCATATTCGCCCCTTTACCGTATCGGTTCGTGAACGGTCACCAGCTTGGTGCCATCGGGAAACGTCGCTTCCACCTGCACATCATGGATCATTTCGGCGATGCCTTCCATCACCTGGTCGCGGGAAATGACATGCGCGCCGGCTTCCATCAGCTCGGCAACGGCACGGCCGTCGCGGGCGCCCTCGACCACGAAATCGGTAATCAGCGCAATCGCTTCGGGATAGTTCAGCTTCACGCCGCGTTCCAGCCGGCGGCGTGCCACCATGGCGGCCATGGAAATCAGCAGCTTGTCTTTTTCTCTTGGGCTAAGGTTCATCGTGGTCCCGCAGCTTTCGCACCTGCCCCGCAAATCAAAGCGTTTCCGGGGCCAAATTCGACTTGTTTGACAGACCCCGAAGGACGCCGGTTGCCGACGATCCGAAGGGTTTACAGATTCCAGACTTTCGGCACTGGCGCGCCGTTTCGCAAGAGCGAAATGATCGGAAAAAGTAATTTTCTCAAGGAGAAACCATCTTCGGCAGAGACGCGAACAACAAGCTTGCCCTGCCATTCGCTGGCGCCGCCGCTTTCCCCGGCAATAGCCCGGATTTTAGGCAGAAGCGCCTCGGCCAGAGGCCCGATATAAAGCAGCGTCGCAAAGGCGACCTGACCGGCCAGAACCGCCGGTTTCGCGGTCAGCGCCGCTACCTCGCCTTGCAGCAGAAGCTCTTCGGCATGCACCAGCTTACCCCCGTGGTGAATACGCCAGCGGTCGCGGAAAAGGCCATGCGCCATCGCCTCGCCCATGGCCTGGCGACCGAGCAGCACGGCTTCGACGGCGATGAATTCGGAAGATTGGTCGAGATCGGCTTCCAGCCGGCGGGTCAGCGACGCCCGGTCGAAGAGAATGGTTTCCTGCGGCAGCCAGTGCAATCGGGCGTTCGGCCCGGCGGAAACCCGGGCGGTAACGGTGGCGGTTCCGGAGGATGCCTTGTAAACCTTCTCGCAGGCCTGCGTGGTCACCACCAGCGATGTGCCGGCGCCGGCCACCGCCTGCCATTCAAGTTCGTCTCCGCCGGTCAGGCCGCCGGAGGAATTGATGAGAATGGCTTCGGCTTCGTTCGAAAAGGTTTCCGGCAGGCGGATTTTGGCGCAGCCTTCCTGGAACAATTCCTCCAGCCGGCTGCGCCCTTCAACCGCTTTGGTTACAATGCGTCCTCTGCCACGGGCGCGCTGCTGCCGGACAGGTTGAGCGTCTTGGCGACCGGAAGGGCCGATGGCTTGCTGTTCTGGCTGCACGCGGTCTCCGAAGCGGTTGCGGAAGCGGACGAGGCCTTTGCGCCGCAATCCTTCTTGACGACGGCATCCACGACCAGCTGCCCTTCCGTATTGCGGAAGAAATCCCACATTCTTTCCGCCGCATCAACCGTGCGCGTCACTTCGCCTGTGGGCATCTTGCGCTCCACGGCCGGTTCCGCCTTCGGCGTCTGTTCGCCGCCCGGCTTGCGGGTGACGACGGCGCTCGCCGCCAGCACTTCCGCCTTCATGGTGGCGCGCGGCCAGGCGTGGTCCCAATCGTTGATGACATAGGACTGAATGCGTGCGCCGGCCTTGCAGACGTCATAAGAATTGACGGTGAAACTTTCGCCCACCTTGCTTTTGGCAGCGCCCTTGCAGCCGTCCATCTCGGCCCAGCGCTTCAGCGCCGTCTCGCCGCCATATTGCCAATAGGATTTGCCGCCGCCCTGATAGGGGTTGGCGGGATCCTTCAGCCCGGCAAAGGCGATGATGGACATCGGCCGCGCCGGCGTGCAGCTTGCCGCATCCGGTGCCCATTTGCCCTCGGTCTCCAGCGGATAACCCGCGCGCAGCGAGGCGACGAAACCGGCAGCGGTGAAATCCGCGCTGCCATTGCAGATGAATTGCGACAGCATGCGCCCGCCGCCGGAATAACCGGAACCGTAAAAACGCTCCTCATCGACGCAGAACTTGCCCTTCACCATGGTGATGGCATCGCGAATGAAGCCGACCTCGTCCAGCCCGCCCGGACGCTTGGTGACGCCGGGAACATTCCAGGCATGGGTGCCGGGCAATTCGCCATTCAGGCTGCCGGCCAGCGCCACGACCACCAGACCGTCACGCTCGGCCAGCTTGTCCCAGCCGCTGCGGTTCAGCTGGCCATGCGGATTGCTGTTGGAGCCATGGAAATCGAACACGACAGGCAGCGGCTTTTTTCCGTCATAGGCCGAGGGAACAAAATAGACGCCGTCGCGTTTTTCACCGTTGGAGAGAATGGAAAAATCATGCCTGCCCGGTTCCATGCCGGGTCCGGGCAACTGACCGCAGGTCGATGCCGACGCTGCGACACCGGCGCTCGCGCACATCGCAAGACCCAGAAAGAGGGTGCGGGCGGAGCGGAACAGCCGGGCGGCCCGGCCAATGGCAAAGTCTTGATTCATTGACACGCCTTTATTGGGCACGGTTTCCCCGACGATACGTCGGACGTGCGTGGAATGTAAGGGATCAACTGTCGCGGCGTGCGAATAGACTTTTCCTGTGTCTCGCATGCAGCATTTGCGCTGCCAATATCACAGGCTTTTATTCAATGAAATGCTAAAATTACGCATGAAAGCCATGTCGAGACGCATAGGCTTTCAAAATATTAATCGGCCGTTTGCACGCCGTGATCGGCGCACAGGGGTTTTAGTCTCGATTTATACTGTCAGGTGACGCCGCGCTTCCGGCGTATCCAGCGTTTCGGCCAGCCCCTGATGCACGATTTCACCCCGGTCCATGATGTAGACGTAATCGGCAAGCTCGCGGCAGAAATCCAGATATTGCTCGACCAGCAGGATCGCCATGCCGGTAGAATCGCGCAGATATTTGATCGCCCGGCCGATATCCTTGATGATCGACGGCTGAATGCCCTCGGTCGGCTCGTCGAGAACGAGAATTTTCGGCCGCGTCACCAAAGCCCGGCCGATGGCGAGCTGCTGCTGCTGTCCGCCAGAGAGATCGCCGCCGCGCCTTCCCAGCATGGATTGCAGCACCGGAAACAGGCTGAAAATATCGTCGGGAATGAACCGTTCCTTACGCGGCAGCGGCGCATAGCCGCTTTCGAGATTCTCCTGCACGCTGAGCAGCGGAAAGATTTCCCGCCCCTGCGGCACGTAACCGACACCGCGCTTGGCCCGGTGGTAAGGCGCCAGCCCATCCAGCGACGCCCCTTCAAAGCTGATCGTCCCGGCACTAATGGCGTGCTGCCCGGTAACGGCCCGCAGCAGCGAGCTTTTGCCCACCCCGTTGCGGCCGAGGACGCAGGTGATCTTGCCCATCTCCGCCGTCAGCGAAACGCCACGGAGCGCTTGGGCTGCGCCGTAATGGAGGTTGATGTTGTCGACGTTCAGCATGGTGAGACTCCATTGGCGCATTGGTGGGAGGCGTTACCCCCCTCTGCCCTGCCGGGCATCTCCCCCTCAAGGGGGGAGATCGGCAAGCGGCGAAAACTCTGCCCATGGAACGGGCGGGTGCGGCATCTGATCTCCCCCCTTGAGGGGGAGATGCCCGGCAGGGCAGAGGGGGGTATCACGAGCGCAAACACCACCATCACCGCCCCAGATAATTCTCGATCACCTTCGGATCGTTCGACACGAAATCAATCGACCCTTCGGCCAGCACCGAGCCTTCGGCAAGGCACGTCACCTTCACCCCTAGTTCGCGGATGAAACCCATGTCATGCTCCACCACCACAACCGAACGGGTCTTGGCGATTTCCTTCAAAAGCACGGCGGTTTCGGCGGTTTCCGCATCCGTCATGCCGGCCACCGGCTCGTCCACCAGCAAGAGCTTCGGCTCCTGCGCCAAGAGCATGCCGATTTCCAGCCATTGTTTCTGGCCGTGCGAGAGGTTGGCGGCGAGATCGCCGCGGCGGTGGCTCAAGCGCACGGTGGCGAGGATTTCCTC is drawn from Agrobacterium tumefaciens and contains these coding sequences:
- a CDS encoding DUF1272 domain-containing protein, with translation MALELRPNCECCDRDLAPDSRDAMICSFECTFCIDCVTDVLHGACPNCGGELVRRPVRPAAKLVNNPASTKRVLKAEGCAAATAA
- the urtE gene encoding urea ABC transporter ATP-binding subunit UrtE; the protein is MLNVDNINLHYGAAQALRGVSLTAEMGKITCVLGRNGVGKSSLLRAVTGQHAISAGTISFEGASLDGLAPYHRAKRGVGYVPQGREIFPLLSVQENLESGYAPLPRKERFIPDDIFSLFPVLQSMLGRRGGDLSGGQQQQLAIGRALVTRPKILVLDEPTEGIQPSIIKDIGRAIKYLRDSTGMAILLVEQYLDFCRELADYVYIMDRGEIVHQGLAETLDTPEARRHLTV
- a CDS encoding urease subunit gamma, producing MNLSPREKDKLLISMAAMVARRRLERGVKLNYPEAIALITDFVVEGARDGRAVAELMEAGAHVISRDQVMEGIAEMIHDVQVEATFPDGTKLVTVHEPIR
- a CDS encoding lysozyme inhibitor LprI family protein; the protein is MEMSRKNVLLAAVFLCATAGLSMPAAAQGEPDCKAPQTQADMTICAGKDYEKADKQLNAEYQKLRKLLTERDKAADADGKGATDALVTAQRAWVAFRDANCALSGFQARGGSMEPMLISSCLAEMSGKRAEELRQLSEGF
- a CDS encoding polyhydroxybutyrate depolymerase — encoded protein: MNQDFAIGRAARLFRSARTLFLGLAMCASAGVAASASTCGQLPGPGMEPGRHDFSILSNGEKRDGVYFVPSAYDGKKPLPVVFDFHGSNSNPHGQLNRSGWDKLAERDGLVVVALAGSLNGELPGTHAWNVPGVTKRPGGLDEVGFIRDAITMVKGKFCVDEERFYGSGYSGGGRMLSQFICNGSADFTAAGFVASLRAGYPLETEGKWAPDAASCTPARPMSIIAFAGLKDPANPYQGGGKSYWQYGGETALKRWAEMDGCKGAAKSKVGESFTVNSYDVCKAGARIQSYVINDWDHAWPRATMKAEVLAASAVVTRKPGGEQTPKAEPAVERKMPTGEVTRTVDAAERMWDFFRNTEGQLVVDAVVKKDCGAKASSASATASETACSQNSKPSALPVAKTLNLSGSSAPVAEDAL
- a CDS encoding Urease operon accessory protein yields the protein MGRRITIVGNGELPPGAADFIDCSDIVIRFNDCRSLGPGGTRTDVVAVCNTGRPGLEMTEGSEWRESDGVRQASAIWSVRDPAKFAEMEPDIRARWPELTDFCADYTAGFAAIARGAGKAHIVIPRGVHERLDAALEAYAPAPYVCPSTGLFAIAHVLESVSDDGDEVAIAGFGHQGWSGHPFAAEQQLVEALASQGRLTRISSTSIFSASEGA
- a CDS encoding GFA family protein, whose protein sequence is MATAHYHGSCQCGDVSFEVDADLDHTVICNCSRCKRLGSTLAFAPREKFTLLSGEDKLAEYLFNKHKIHHLFCSTCGIESFAYADGPDGTPMVAVNANCLDGVDPRALKPQAFDGAAA
- a CDS encoding urease accessory protein UreD — its product is MQPEQQAIGPSGRQDAQPVRQQRARGRGRIVTKAVEGRSRLEELFQEGCAKIRLPETFSNEAEAILINSSGGLTGGDELEWQAVAGAGTSLVVTTQACEKVYKASSGTATVTARVSAGPNARLHWLPQETILFDRASLTRRLEADLDQSSEFIAVEAVLLGRQAMGEAMAHGLFRDRWRIHHGGKLVHAEELLLQGEVAALTAKPAVLAGQVAFATLLYIGPLAEALLPKIRAIAGESGGASEWQGKLVVRVSAEDGFSLRKLLFPIISLLRNGAPVPKVWNL
- a CDS encoding urease subunit beta: MKPGEIIAAEGSIELNAGQPTVTIEVANSGDRPVQVGSHYHFYETNAGLLFDRDKARGMRLDIPAGTAVRFEPGQKREVTLVPLSGKREVYGFRQQVMGRL
- the ureC gene encoding urease subunit alpha; protein product: MPYKISRAAYAGMFGPTVGDKVRLADTELFIEIEKDHTTYGEEVKFGGGKVIRDGMGQSQATRAEGAVDTVITNVVIVDHSGIYKADVGLKNGRIHAIGKAGNPDTQPGVTIIVGPSTEAIAGEGKILTAGGMDAHIHYICPQQIEEALMSGVTCMLGGGSGPAHGTLATTCTGAWHIERMIESFDAFPMNLALAGKGNASLPAPLEEMILAGASSLKLHEDWGTTPAAIDNCLTVADQYDVQVMIHTDTLNESGFVEDTVAAIKGRTIHAFHTEGAGGGHAPDIIKVCGNPNVIPSSTNPTRPYTVNTLAEHLDMLMVCHHLSPSIPEDIAFAESRIRKETIAAEDILHDIGAFSIISSDSQAMGRVGEVAIRTWQTADKMKRQRGRLKEETGENDNFRVRRYIAKYTINPAIAQGVSHEIGSIEVGKRADLVLWNPAFFGVKPEMVLLGGSIAAAPMGDPNASIPTPQPMHYRPMFAAYGKLRTNSSVTFVSQASLDAGLAQRLGVAKKLLPVKNVRGGISKASMIHNSLTPHIEVDPETYEVRADGELLTCEPATVLPMAQRYFLF